ACCACGCAGGCCATTCAGCAATTCAAGTTTGATCTTGCCGTCATCAGTTGTTCGGCGCTGGACGAGGATGGCGACATGCTGGATTTCGACATTCAGGAAGTCGGCGTCAGTCAGGCGATCTTGAAACAGGCGCGCCGCAGTTTGCTGGTCGCGGATCATTCCAAATTCCGACGCCGCGCCCCCGCGCGGATCGGCTCGCTGGCGCAAATGGACAGCTTTTATACCGATGCGCCGCTATCTGCTGCGCTGGACCATGCGTGCAAAGGCTGGGGAACATCCGTGACCGTCGCAAGTGCGACCACGCCACCGTGACGCAGACTTGCGCCAAACAGCGTGCCGTTTTCGTTTGACTTCAGCTATTTGCAAGTAAACTGGCTGGGGTGGTAGGATTCGAACCTACGATACACGGTACCAAAAACCGATGCCTTACCGCTTGGCTACACCCCAACCGTGAGCGGCTTTCTAGCCAAGGCCTTCGGGGGCTGCAAGCCCAATCTGCGCCCTGACCGCCAAGAAAATCATGCCCCCTTGCAGGGGCATGATTTTACTTTTTCACCGGGCAGGTGTTCAGACCGACGATGGAATACAGCGGACAGCTGCTCATCAGCCCTGTGGCCAGCGGCACGATCCCGATCAGATACAGCCAGCTATAGGTTCCATCCATGTTCAGGAAGAAGGCCAAGATCAGCGCGGCCCCTACAACGATTCGAAGAATGCGGTCTATACCGCCTACGTTTTTTGCCAGCATGTGACAGGCTCCTGTGTTGAAGGCTACCTGAACAGCATAGCATAGGCCTACGGCCTGTCTGTGACATGGTCACTCAGGGGCGATGCGGCCCAGCTGCGCAAGGTCCAGAAGGGTGATCTGTCCGCGCTGCGTGGCGATCAGGCCTTGCCCGGCCCATCGCTCCAACTGCCGCGAGACAACCTCGCGCGCGCTGCCAATACGCGCGGCAAGTTCGGCATGGGTGGCCGTCACCTGTCCGCCTTGGGCCAGATCCAGCAGCGCACGGGCGAGCCGCGCTTCAATCCGGGTAAAGGCCACACTTTCCAGCAGCGCCGTCAATTCCGCCATACGCGCGGCAAAGGCGCGAAACACGAAAGCGCGGAACACTTCCGATCCATGCATCAGCCGGGCGAATTCCGCGGGCGGGATCATCACAAGCCGCGCCGGTGTGACGGTCATTGCCTCTCCCGAATAGGGGGCATCGCCCATCAGCCCCAAAGTGGTCTGGATGCAGCTTTGCCCCGGCTCTATGGCATAAAGCAGTATCTCGCGGCCCGATGCGGCGGTCAACGTCACCTCTACCCGGCCTTCCAGCACCATGGCAAAGCCTTGTGCATGGTCGCCCGCCCGGAACAGGCACTGGCCCTTGGGCAGTTGCATGGCTGGCATCGCATCTAGCTTTGCGATCGTTGCCGCATCCAAACCCGGCAACAGCGCTTCCGCCCAAGCCATCAGCTGCGCCCACGCCCCGCGAAACGCGGCAACAGCGCCGAGAAATCGCGCCCGCGCCCGTCTTCTTCTTCAACAAAAGCGGCATAGAGCGCCATGGCCCGCGCCCCCATGGGCGTATCGGCATCGACAGCAACAGCCGCCTGTTGCGACAGGCGCAAATCCTTCAACATCAGCTCTGCCGCGAATCCGGGCTTGTAGTCGTTATCGGCAGGGCTTTGCGGCCCAACACCCGGTGCCGGGCAATAGGCATTCATCGACCAGCTATAGCCAGAGGAGGTGCTGACCACGTCGAACATGCGCGCGCGGTCCAGCCCCAGCTTGTCGGCCAAAGCAAAAGCCTCGCAGGTCACCGCCATGGTCGCGCCAAGGATCATATTGTTGCAGATCTTGGCCGCTTGCCCCGCGCCCGGCCCGCCGCAATGCACCGCCTTTTGACCCATGATATCGAATAGTGGTTGAACCGTGGCAAAGGCTGCGTCCGACCCGCCCACCATAAAGGTCAGCGTGCCCGCGCTTGCCCCGCCCACCCCGCCGGACACGGGCGCATCCAGCGCGCCCAAGCCTGCCGCTTCGGCGGCGTCGGCCACGGCGCGTGCGCTTTCGACATCCACGGTCGAGCAATCGCACAGTACCGCACCAGCCGCCATTGCCGGGATAATCATAGCCGCCACGTCGCGCAGGATTGCGCCATTGGGCAGCATGGTGATGACCACCTCAGCCCGCGTGGCGGCATCGGCCGCGCTGGCCGCTTGCGCAACGCCTTGGGGGCAAGGCGCGCTCAGGTCGAACCCCGTCACAACATGCCCCGCCTTGGCCAGATTGGCCGCCATCGGCGCGCCCATATTGCCCAAGCCGATAAACCCGATTTTCATAGCCTCTCTCCCTCTGTCTCAAATGTCATCTCTGCCGCACCGAGCGGCGCAAGCATCGCCTCAACCTCTGCCGCGCACACCTCTGCCAAGCCTGCGTGCCGCCAACGCGGTGCACGGTCCTTGTCGATGATCGCGGCGCGGATGCCTTCCAGAAAATCCGACCGCGCGGTGGCGCGATAGGTAAAGCGGTATTCCATGGCCAAGGCCGCGCGGATATCGGGCGCAGGGCCAAGCCGATGCAGGATTTCCAAGGCGCAAGCCTGCGCCAACGGAGCACCGCGCAAAACCAGACCCAGCACGTCGCGCGCGACATCGCTGGTATCGGCACGCAAGGCCGACAGAATTGCCGCCCCATCACGGCCCTTGAATACACGGTCGATCCAGCCTGCCTGCGCGGCCATGGGGCTGTCAGGTGCAGGATGGGCCGGAATTGCGCTGAAATCGCCCGTGGCCACAAGCCTTGCAACCAGACCCGGCCAATCTGCGCGTGGCACGAAGCTATCCGCAAACCCCGCCCAGATGGCACAGCCCGGCCCCATGCGGGCCCCGGTCAAGCCCAGATAGGCCCCCGCACGCCCCGGCGCCCGCGCCAGCAGCCGCGAGCCGCCCACATCCGGCACGATCCCCACCGCGCATTCAGGCATGGCAATGCGACTGGTTTCGCACACAACCCGGTGGCTGGCATGGCAACCAAGCCCCACACCGCCGCCAAGGGTAAACCCCTGCATCAGTGTCACGACCGGTTTGGCATATTCGGCAATCCGCGCATTCATGCGGTATTCATCGGCCCAGAAACGGCGGCCATAACCATGATCGCCCGCGCGCCCAGTGGCATACATTTCGGCCAGATCACCGCCCGCGCAAAATGCCTTGTCACCAGTGGCATCAATCACCACCAGTGCAACCGCGTCATCATTGGCCCAAGCGCGCAAGGCCGCGTCAATCGCAAGGCACATCTCGTAGCTCAGCGCGTTCAGCGCGTGGCCCCGATCCAGCGTGATACGCCCGGCACGCCCCTCGCGGCGGATGTTTAGATCACTCATGCGGCCAGTCTCTTGCACAGATGGGGCACAGCGTCGCAATCGGTTGCATCGCGCGCAACCGCCCCCACCTCTTCAGAAAATAGGAGCGGAAGATGTTTGATTCTGACAAGTCCCAAGACCTCAGCCTTACGCAGCACCACGCACCCCGCGACCTGTCCGACCGGGTTGCGCTGCGGGTGGTCAAATTCATGCGCGTTTTTGCGGATGCCTTCTTTGCCAAGCGCTATGGTCACCGCGCCGTTGTTCTGGAAACCGTCGCCGCCGTGCCGGGCATGGTGGGTGGTATGCTTCAGCATCTCAAGGCCATCCGCCGCATTCGCGACGATCAGGGCTGGATCCGCGAGCTTCTGGACGAAGCCGAAAATGAGCGTATGCATCTGATGGCCTTCATCAAGATCGCCCAGCCCAGTTGGCTGGAACGTGCCATTATCCTGATCGCGCAGGGCGTGTTCTTCAACCTGTATTTCCTGCTCTACCTTGTCGCCCCGAAAACCGCGCATCGTGTGGTGGGCTATCTCGAGGAAGAGGCGGTCATCAGCTACACCCAGTATCTGGACCAAGTGGACAATGGCACGGTCCGGAACGTTCCCGCGCCGCAAATGGCCATCGACTACTGGAAGCTGCCCGCCGATGCCCGCCTGCGCGAGTTGATTATCGCCGTGCGCGCGGACGAAGCGGCCCATCGCGACCATAACCACGGCTATGCCAACGACCTGCGGGATGGCGCACGCGACTGATCCCTTCATCCTTGCCCAAATATCCTGCGCAGGGTGCGGGGGGTGCAAAACCCCCCGCCCTTTCCGTCAGTCCATCGCTTTGAAGTTGAACGCCGCCCCCTCTTTGATGCCGCTCGGCCAGCGCGAGGTCACGGTCTTGGTGCGGGTGTAGAACTTGAACGCATCCGGCCCGTGCTGGTTCAGATCGCCAAAGCCCGATTTCTTCCAGCCACCAAAGGTATGGTAGGCCAGCGGCACCGGGATCGGCACGTTGATGCCCACCATCCCGATATTGATGCGATGCGCGAAATCGCGTGCCGTATCGCCATCGCGGGTGAAAATAGCTGTGCCATTGCCGTATTCGTGGTCCATCGCCATGCCAATGGCCTCGTCATATGTCTTGGCGCGGACCATCGACAGGACGGGGCCGAATATTTCCTGCCGGTAGATGTCCATCTCGGTCGTGACATGATCGAAGAAATGCGGGCCGACGAAAAAGCCATTCTCGTAGCCTTGCAGTTTGAAATCGCGCCCGTCGACGACCAGTTCCGCGCCTTGGTCCACGCCGCTTTGCACCAGCCGCAGAATGTTGTCTTTGGCCGCCGCGGTCACGACGGGGCCGTAATCCACGTCATCGCCCGCGGTCCACGGCCCGACCTTCAGCGCCTCGATTTTCGGGACAAGGCGTTCGCGCAGCGCGTCCGCCGTGCCCTCACCCACGGGCACGGCCACCGAAATTGCCATGCAGCGTTCGCCCGCAGCACCATAGCCCGCGCCGATCAGCGCGTCGGCGGCTTGGTCCAGATCGGCATCAGGCATAATAATCATGTGGTTCTTGGCACCGCCAAAACACTGCACGCGTTTACCGTTGGCGCAGCCGCGCGCATAGATATATTGCGCAATCGGGGTAGACCCGACAAAGCCCACGGCCTGCACGGTGTCATTGTCCAAGATCGCATCGACCGCGTCCTTGTCGCCATTGACCACCTGCAACACGCCATCGGGCAGGCCCGCTTCCTTGAAAATCTCGGCCAGCATCAAGGGCACCGAAGGGTCACGCTCGGACGGTTTCAGGATCATCGCATTGCCGCAGGCCAGCGCCGGGCCCATTTTCCACAAGGGGATCATGGCGGGAAAGTTGAACGGCGTAATCCCCGCGACCACCCCCAAGGGCTGGCGCATGGAATACATGTCAATGCCGGGGCCGGCGCTGTCGGTGAATTCGCCCTTCAGCAATTGCGGCGCGCCGATGCAATATTCGATCACTTCCAACCCACGCTGCACATCGCCCTTGGCATCGACAAAAGTCTTGCCATGTTCAGAGGACAGCTTTTCGGCCAGCTTGTCCATGTCGCGGTTGATCAAGCCCACCGCTGCCATCATCACACGGGCGCGCTTTTGCGGGTTGGTGGCACCCCAAGCGATTTGCGCCTGCGCGGCACGGGCAACGGCATCGTCCAGTTCGGCTTGGCTTGCCAGCGGCACACGAGCCTGCACCTCGCCGGTGGCGGGGTTATAAACATCTGCAAACCGGCCCGACTGGCCTGCAACGCGCTTGCCGTCAATCCAGTGCGAAAGCTCTTCCATAGCATCCTCCATTCAGTTGGGCGCAGCCTAGCCTTGCGTTTTCGCCTTGGGAAGGCGAATTACACCATGTCGGTATTGCAAAAATGCAAGGGTAAGTGGCGATGGACTGGGACGATATGCGTGTATTTCTGGCGTTGGCGCGCGTGGCCAGTCTTGGGCGTGCGGGCCAAGTGCTAAAGATGGACCCGGCCACTGTGGGCCGTCGCGTGTCGCGGCTGGAAGGGCACTTGGGGCGGCGGCTGTTTCACCGTTCGCATCAGGGCTACGCGCTGACCGAGGACGGGTTGCGTCTGCTGCCGCATGTCGAAGCCGCACAAGCCCATCTCAGCGCCGCCGAAACGCCCAACGACACTGGCGCAGGGCTAAGCGGGCAAATCCGCCTTGGCGCGCCGGATGGTTGCGCGAATTACCTTTTGCCGCAGGTCATTGCCCGGATCTGTGCCGACCACCCGGCGCTAGAGGTGCAGATCGTTGCCCTTCCCCGCCTGTTCAACCTGTCGCGCCGCGAGGCGGATATGGCCATCAGCGTATCGGCCCCGCAGGCCGGGCGGTTACATGTGCAAAAGATCACCGACTATCATCTGCATTTCGCGGCCGCAGCATCTTATCTGGACCGGCACCCCCCGATCCGGCAGATCGCAGACCTGCGCGGCCACAGCCTGATCGGCTATATCCCCGACATGATTTTTGACAAAGAACTGGATTACCTTGCCAATCTTGACCTGCACGCCGCGCGCATGACCTCGAACTCCGTGCCGGTTCAGTTGAACCTTTTGCGGCAGGGCACAGGCTTGGGCGTAGTGCATGACTTCGCCCTGCCCCATGCCCAAGACCTGCGCCGCGTGTTGGTGCCGGTATTCAGCCTGACGCGCGCGTTTCATCTGGTTCGCCATGCCGATGACTTGCGCAATGCGCGGCTGCGGCGTTTTGCCGAAGCGCTGATCGTGGGCTTGCGCGACCAAGTCGCGCGGCTGGAACAGGCCGTGGCGCAGGCAGACGATCAGGCCAATTCGGAAAACCCGTAGATGCGCGCCGCGCTGGCGGGTTTCTGCCCGCGCGAGACAGCCGCCAGAAAGCGGGTTTTTTCACCGGGGGGGCAAGATGGCAGATAGCACAGCCCCGCTCGCCCCTCGCGCACCCAGCGCACTTCGGCAGATATAAACGCGCCTTTGCAATGCAGGCGCAAGACATCGCCAGCCATGACCGAGCGCAGCCCTTCCAGACAGACCCCCTCGGTCGAATAATCTCGCAAGTAAGCGCTTTCACGCTCTCCATTGCGCAAAACGCCGACCAGCGCCCGGCTGCGTATGCGTGCGACCTTGCGGACCATCACTCACCCTCCTGTACCACACCGGCAACAAGAAAGCCTCATAAGTGGTTCAAAATTCGTAAACTCGACTGCAAGCAATGCCGTAAGATTGACTTGATGGTTAATGTTGCGCATCGTGCAGCATAACGCGCCGTCAGAGCGCATGAGCGATCGAGCAGATTACGTGACAAGATTTCCCAAGATGTTGCGGGCCTTCGGCCTTGCGCTGCTGTTGGCGTGCAGTTCTGTGCTTGCGCAGGCTCAGGACAGCGCGCCAGCCCCTACCGCCCAGCTTGCCGCAAATGCACAAAACCCGGGACTGCGCGCGGACTGGCGTCAGGCGTTGGAACATATGCGCAAGGGCGCACCGCGCGCCGCGCTGCCCATTCTGGAACGCCTTGTGACCGATTTTCCGGCCATCGCGCGCTTTCGGCTGGAACTGGCGCGGGCGCTGTATCTGATCGAAGATGACGGCCGCGCGCGGTATCACTTCGAATACGCGCTGTCGGGCGACCTAAGCCTGGGCGAGATCAAGGCCGTGCAGGACTATCTGAGCGCAATGGACACCCGCAAAAGCTGGCGCGGTCAGGCGCGTATCGCGGTGGTGCCGCAAAGCAACCCATGGCAACGCTCCGGCCAACCATTTGTCGAGATCGGCGGCACATTGTTGCTGCCCTTGCCGCAGGTCGAGCGGGCCACCGGGGTCGAACTCGGGCTGGGCATGACATGGATGCCGCGGCTGAAACAGGACCTCCATGCACGGGTGCATCTGGTCGGCACCGGCCAGTTCTTCGAGGAACCCGATTTCACGCGCGGCCATCTGCGCGGCGAATTCGGCTTTGTCTGGTTCGGTGACCATGGGCGCAGGCTGGAAATGGGCATCACGCTGCAAGGCGCGGGTGGCCATGACGGGGTTATCATGCGCGGCGCGGGGGTGCAGACCGTTTTCCAGCGGCGTTTTGGGCGGCGCACGCAAGTCACCGCGCGGGCAAGTTACGATGAACTGCGCTATGCTCGGGTGTCGGATTATAACGGGCCGCGCGGCGCGATGTCCTTGGGGGTGCAACATATCCTGTCGCCACGGCTGAAGATCTCGGGCGCGCTGAACCTGTCGCATCACCACACGCAAGCAGAATTCCACCGCCGCACCGATGCATCCGTCACCTTGGGAACAGAAATTTCCTTTGGCGGCGGACTGATCACCGGGCTGGAAGCGAATTTGGGCCATATCAGCTTCGGCGCGGCCAACCCGCTTTTGCCGCAATTCGGCGCGCAGCGCGACTGGCGTGCGGAACTAAGCGCCACGATGATGCATCGCAACCTGTCGGTTTACGGGTTCGCGCCTATTGTCCGCGTCGGGGTTGAACGCAGCGACAGCAATATACCCATGCGCAGCTATGACAATCTGAAGGTCAGCTTTGGGGCGACGCGGAATTTCTAGAACCTGTGGCGCGCAATCCGGGGCAGCTTTTGCTCTGCTTGGTCTGCCGCGCAGTAACAGGCCGGGGTGCAGCCTTTGCGACCCCGGCCTGCCATATGCATGTGGTTCTTAGGCAGCGGCCCGCCTTAGAAACGGAATGCCCCACCAATGGACGCGGATGCATCGCCATCACCATCCATGCGCAATTCGGCACGCAAAACGAAATCATCCGCGCGCGGGAATTCGAAATCGGCGCCGATGCGCAATAGGCCCGCGCTGCCATGGCCCGTGGGCGCAAAACGCGTGCTGGCCCCGCCAAGCGCCATGGTCACATCGCCGCCATCAGCCAGCAGGCCGGTCAGGCCCAGATAGGGCGTTACAGTGCCCGACCCCAGCGCAATACGCTGGCCGATTTCCAGATCGACAAACCCGGTCAAGAGGTTGCGCTCGGCCAGCGTTGCACCGGCCAGCGACGTGGCTGTCGCACTGTCCAAACGGTAGCCCGTAACCCCGGCTTGCGCTGTCAGGCGCAACCCCTGTTGGCTTTGGTGTTGCAAACGGGCGGTCAGGCCAATGAAATGTGCATCCATCTGTGCGCCGACGGCGGTGCCCAGATCGAACCGGCCAAGCCCCAGATAGGCGGCGATATCTGCGCGCGTGCTGCTCGACAGCGCACGCCCCATACGCGCCCCAACTGCGAATTGGTGTTGGGTCGGTTGCCCGGTCCCGTCAAGCCCACCTGCCGAGAACATACCGAACAGGCCGTAATCGTCGAAATCACGTCCGATTGCGACTTGACCGTCACGCTGGCTTTGACCCACCGTCAGACTGCCAGAGGCCCAAGACCCCGCCTGCCCCGTTGCGCCAAGGGCTTGGTGGCCAAGATTATAGCCAAGCTGTGCGCCCAGCAGGTCTGCCGCGCCGATCAGCGCCGGATCAATCGAAAGTAGGCGCCCGGCATCGAATAGCGCGCTGTTGACCCGAATATCCAAGACCTCTGGATCGCTGGTGAAGGTGACAAGACCGGTTCCAGCGCGGCTAACGACGAGCGTGTCGGTGCCTGCGCCCAACTCGACGGTACCGTTGATCGTGCCGCCGGCGATCTCCAACGTGTCATCGCCCGCGCCCAGATCCATCGCAACGCCGCCGCGCCCGGTGATGGTGCCGGAATTGACAATCGTCTGCGCGCCGGTATCCGCCGGGTCAACGTTTATACCGACATTCCCTTCGATCAGGCCACTATTGGTGACGGAAGACGAGTCACCGGACGGGTCGAAATCGATGCCATCCTGCGTGCCAATGGCCATGATGGTACCGGAATTGACGACCGTCCCGCTGTCAAGGTCGACCGCATCCTGATCGCCGCCGACTGACCGGATAATACCGCTATTGGTGATGGTCGCGCCGCGCGCGGCATTCACCGCGTCGTCACCGGCTTCGATCAGGCCCGCATTTGTCAGCGTTGCGTTATCAGTGTTGATGTTGACGCCTTCATCATCGGCATAGATTTCGCCGGTCGCATGATTGATGACCGTGGCATCGTCTTCCAACTGCACACCGTCATCCGCGCCACGGATGATGCCGTAATTCTCGACCAAGCCATCATTGTCGATATTGACGCCATCACCGTCCAGCCCTGTGATGGTGCCTCTGTTGATGACAGTGTTGTCGTTATCGCCTTGCACGCCATGATCGTTCTGGCCGGTCAAGGTGCCGAAATTGGTGAATGTCGTGTCATCGTCGAATCTGAACGCTTGGTTCGTGCCGGTGATGACCGCGCCGGTCTCAACCGTGATCGTCGCATCGTCCAGCCCGCCATCGACAATGCCGATTCCGGTGCCGCTACAGGTAATCGTGTCCCCGTCGGACGGCGTGGCCGGGCTACAGGTCTGTTGGGCCGAAACAGGGTTTGCCAGAACCGAGAAGAGAGCAATGACAGAGAGCGAAGAGCGCAGAGCGCAGAAAAAGCGACATGGGGCATCCATTTCCAAAAAATCCTTCGTTCGAGTAACCAAGAACTGTAACGACTTCGTGAACTTTGCATCCGCACACCGTTCGATTGCGCCGATGCATATATTCGCCCGCGCGACCAGAGCGCAGGCGCGAATTTCTAAGCATTTTCGAAGTGAAACCGCTTGAACGGGTCGATTTCTGCGTTTAAAGGCACAGTCGGTCCGCCTCAATAGCTCAGCTGGTAGAGCAGGTCCTTCGTAAGGACAAGGTCGGGGGTTCGAGTCCCTCTTGAGGCACCACTCTCATCCACGCATGTGATTTCGGCCAGATCATATGGGCAGGTGCCGCCGCACGCCCCAAGCGCTTTGGCTTTGCCGCCGGGTGTGACCTCGCCTTTGGCGCGTGCCGCACAGGCCACAGGTGCGAGTGCCCAATGCGGCCCACAGCCCTATCCGGCAGGTGCAAATTTCAACCGGGCATGAAAGCGCGCAAGTTCGGTTTCCGTGGCGGATGTGCCGGAAAAAGCGCGCACATAGTCCGGCACGCGCGACAGCCGGGTTGCCATGTCTTCGCGCACCTGCATAGATATATAGCCAATCTGGGTCAGATAGACCGTGCGGGCGCGCACATCTGCCTCTGCCGCAGCAAAGCCGAACCTTTCGAACATCGCCCGGATCGCCCCCAACCGCGCGGCATCTGCCGCCGTAACCCGCGCCTTGACCGCATCTGTCCCCTGCCCCCAAGCCCGGACCGCGAAATCCAGATTTGGGTCGAACAGGTCGGGGTCGTAGAACACGGCGATCAGGTTCAAGATCGCCTCGGCGATGGTTTCGGCATAGGCATCGCGCGCCAGCACGAAAGCGCCGGTATTGCGCGCTTCCCAATCGTCCAGCAGGGCATCCAGAAGCGCCTGCCGATCCTTGAAAAACCAATAGAAGCTGGTGCGCGACAGGTTCAGATCGCTGGCCAACGGCTGGATTTTCACCGCTTCCAGCCCGCTGTCCAGCAAAGCGCGGCGGGCCGCATCCAGCCACAGCGCGCGCGACCCGCGCCAACCCGTTGTTTTCTCGGCCTCTACCGCCGCTGTATCTGCTGTTTCCATGGCAGGCAGAATAGATCGGGCGGCGATTTACACAAGAAAAATATACATGTATGATCTTTTTCTTGACATAAGTGAACATTTCTACAAACGCTGGGCAATAGCCACGGAGTGCCCCATGTCCAGCGATCCCCTTCTCCAGCCTTACCGCCTAAAGCATCTGACGTTGAAGAACCGGCTGATGATTACCAGCCACGAACCCGCCTACCCCGAAGACGGAATGCCGAAGGACCGCTACCGCGCCTATCATGTCGAACGCGCGCGCGCCGGGGTGGCACTGACCATGACCGCCGGGTCCGCCAGCGTGGCCCGCGACAGCCCGCCCGTGTTCAACAATATTCTGGCGTGGAAGGACGAGGTGGTGGGCTGGATGAAAAAGCTTGCCGACGAATGCCACGACCACGGCTGCGCGGTGATGATTCAGCTAACCCATCTGGGCCGCCGCACACGCTGGGACAAGGCCGACTGGCTGCCTGTCGTGTCACCGGGCCATGCGCGCGAACCCTCGCACAAGGCCTTTCCGAAAAAGGTAGAAGATTGGGACATTGCCCGCATTATCACCGATTACGCCGATGCCGCCGAACGGATGCAAGCGGCAGGGTTGGACGGGATCGAATTGCAGGCTTACGGGCATTTGATGGACCAGTTCTGGTCGCCCCTGACCAACAATCTGGACGGCCCTTATGGCGGGTCGCTTGACAACCGCCTGCGCTTCACCTTCGACACGCTGCGCGCCATACGCGCGCGGTGCGGTCCCGATTTCATCGTGGGGGTGCGCTACACGGGGGATGAAGACCTACCCGGTGGCCTGACCCGCAAGGACGGCTTGGAGATTTCCCGCCGCCTGAAAGACAGCGGCATGGTCGATTTCCTGAACGTGGTCAAAGGCCATATCGACACCGATGCGGGCCTGACCGATGTGATCCCGGTGCAGGGCATGGCATCGGCCCCGCATCTGGATTTCGCGGGCGATATTCGCGCAGCGACCGGGTTCCCCACCTTCCATGCCGCGAAAATTCAGGACGTGGCCACCGCCCGTCATGCCATTGCCAGCGGCAAGCTGGACATGGTCGGCATGACCCGCGCGCATATGGCCGACCCGCATATCGTGGCCAAGATCATGCGCGGCGAAGAAGACCGCATTCGCCCCTGTGTGGGCGCGAATTACTGTCTGGACCGCATCTATCAGGGGGGCATGGCCTTGTGCTTGCACAACCCTGCCACCGGGCGCGAGTTGGAACAGCCGCATGTCGCGCCCAAAGCCGACACGCCCCGCCGCGTGGTGATCGTGGGCGCTGGCCCCGGCGGGCTGGAAGCCGCGCGCGTGGCGGCAGAGCGCGGGCATGACGTGACCGTGTTCGAGGCCGCCAATGACCCCGGCGGGCAAGTGCGGCTGACCTCGCAAACGCCCCGTCGAGCAGAGATGATGCAACTTGTGCAGTGGCGCTTTGCCGAATGCGAACGCATGGGCGTGCGCTTCCGGTTCAACAGCTTGGCCGATGCCGCGATGGTGCAGGCCGAAAACCCCGATGTCGTCATCATCGCCACGGGCG
This genomic window from Roseibaca calidilacus contains:
- the mmsB gene encoding 3-hydroxyisobutyrate dehydrogenase, with protein sequence MKIGFIGLGNMGAPMAANLAKAGHVVTGFDLSAPCPQGVAQAASAADAATRAEVVITMLPNGAILRDVAAMIIPAMAAGAVLCDCSTVDVESARAVADAAEAAGLGALDAPVSGGVGGASAGTLTFMVGGSDAAFATVQPLFDIMGQKAVHCGGPGAGQAAKICNNMILGATMAVTCEAFALADKLGLDRARMFDVVSTSSGYSWSMNAYCPAPGVGPQSPADNDYKPGFAAELMLKDLRLSQQAAVAVDADTPMGARAMALYAAFVEEEDGRGRDFSALLPRFAGRGRS
- a CDS encoding Crp/Fnr family transcriptional regulator, with amino-acid sequence MAWAEALLPGLDAATIAKLDAMPAMQLPKGQCLFRAGDHAQGFAMVLEGRVEVTLTAASGREILLYAIEPGQSCIQTTLGLMGDAPYSGEAMTVTPARLVMIPPAEFARLMHGSEVFRAFVFRAFAARMAELTALLESVAFTRIEARLARALLDLAQGGQVTATHAELAARIGSAREVVSRQLERWAGQGLIATQRGQITLLDLAQLGRIAPE
- a CDS encoding CoA-acylating methylmalonate-semialdehyde dehydrogenase, which translates into the protein MEELSHWIDGKRVAGQSGRFADVYNPATGEVQARVPLASQAELDDAVARAAQAQIAWGATNPQKRARVMMAAVGLINRDMDKLAEKLSSEHGKTFVDAKGDVQRGLEVIEYCIGAPQLLKGEFTDSAGPGIDMYSMRQPLGVVAGITPFNFPAMIPLWKMGPALACGNAMILKPSERDPSVPLMLAEIFKEAGLPDGVLQVVNGDKDAVDAILDNDTVQAVGFVGSTPIAQYIYARGCANGKRVQCFGGAKNHMIIMPDADLDQAADALIGAGYGAAGERCMAISVAVPVGEGTADALRERLVPKIEALKVGPWTAGDDVDYGPVVTAAAKDNILRLVQSGVDQGAELVVDGRDFKLQGYENGFFVGPHFFDHVTTEMDIYRQEIFGPVLSMVRAKTYDEAIGMAMDHEYGNGTAIFTRDGDTARDFAHRINIGMVGINVPIPVPLAYHTFGGWKKSGFGDLNQHGPDAFKFYTRTKTVTSRWPSGIKEGAAFNFKAMD
- a CDS encoding alternative oxidase, with protein sequence MFDSDKSQDLSLTQHHAPRDLSDRVALRVVKFMRVFADAFFAKRYGHRAVVLETVAAVPGMVGGMLQHLKAIRRIRDDQGWIRELLDEAENERMHLMAFIKIAQPSWLERAIILIAQGVFFNLYFLLYLVAPKTAHRVVGYLEEEAVISYTQYLDQVDNGTVRNVPAPQMAIDYWKLPADARLRELIIAVRADEAAHRDHNHGYANDLRDGARD
- a CDS encoding enoyl-CoA hydratase/isomerase family protein; this translates as MSDLNIRREGRAGRITLDRGHALNALSYEMCLAIDAALRAWANDDAVALVVIDATGDKAFCAGGDLAEMYATGRAGDHGYGRRFWADEYRMNARIAEYAKPVVTLMQGFTLGGGVGLGCHASHRVVCETSRIAMPECAVGIVPDVGGSRLLARAPGRAGAYLGLTGARMGPGCAIWAGFADSFVPRADWPGLVARLVATGDFSAIPAHPAPDSPMAAQAGWIDRVFKGRDGAAILSALRADTSDVARDVLGLVLRGAPLAQACALEILHRLGPAPDIRAALAMEYRFTYRATARSDFLEGIRAAIIDKDRAPRWRHAGLAEVCAAEVEAMLAPLGAAEMTFETEGERL
- a CDS encoding surface lipoprotein assembly modifier; the encoded protein is MTRFPKMLRAFGLALLLACSSVLAQAQDSAPAPTAQLAANAQNPGLRADWRQALEHMRKGAPRAALPILERLVTDFPAIARFRLELARALYLIEDDGRARYHFEYALSGDLSLGEIKAVQDYLSAMDTRKSWRGQARIAVVPQSNPWQRSGQPFVEIGGTLLLPLPQVERATGVELGLGMTWMPRLKQDLHARVHLVGTGQFFEEPDFTRGHLRGEFGFVWFGDHGRRLEMGITLQGAGGHDGVIMRGAGVQTVFQRRFGRRTQVTARASYDELRYARVSDYNGPRGAMSLGVQHILSPRLKISGALNLSHHHTQAEFHRRTDASVTLGTEISFGGGLITGLEANLGHISFGAANPLLPQFGAQRDWRAELSATMMHRNLSVYGFAPIVRVGVERSDSNIPMRSYDNLKVSFGATRNF
- a CDS encoding YgaP family membrane protein; translation: MLAKNVGGIDRILRIVVGAALILAFFLNMDGTYSWLYLIGIVPLATGLMSSCPLYSIVGLNTCPVKK
- a CDS encoding LysR family transcriptional regulator — translated: MDWDDMRVFLALARVASLGRAGQVLKMDPATVGRRVSRLEGHLGRRLFHRSHQGYALTEDGLRLLPHVEAAQAHLSAAETPNDTGAGLSGQIRLGAPDGCANYLLPQVIARICADHPALEVQIVALPRLFNLSRREADMAISVSAPQAGRLHVQKITDYHLHFAAAASYLDRHPPIRQIADLRGHSLIGYIPDMIFDKELDYLANLDLHAARMTSNSVPVQLNLLRQGTGLGVVHDFALPHAQDLRRVLVPVFSLTRAFHLVRHADDLRNARLRRFAEALIVGLRDQVARLEQAVAQADDQANSENP
- a CDS encoding PilZ domain-containing protein, producing MVRKVARIRSRALVGVLRNGERESAYLRDYSTEGVCLEGLRSVMAGDVLRLHCKGAFISAEVRWVREGRAGLCYLPSCPPGEKTRFLAAVSRGQKPASAARIYGFSELA